The genomic DNA AATCTGGATGCATATTTGCATACAGTCCATTTATTGCTAAATCAGAGTATTTACTACCTGGATAAGAACTGAGAATCGTTAAAATAAAACTGTTTGATTTCTCTGGTAAATATACGATTTGTTCATTTGGAGAATCTTCAAGTGTAAAATTGTATATCTCTCCACTATCTATTTGTATTGAAAAATCCTTTAGCCGAGCATTTTTATAGAATAAATCAATATTTCTTGGTTCAATGAATCCGTTATAGAAAATCAGACTACTTGTTCTACTTTTATTCTTGAGTGAAAAAGAAAGTGTCTCCCCAATTCCATCACCACGAGCTCCTTCAACCCAACCAGTTCTAATATCCCAATCAAGTAATCGACTTGGATCATACTGTATCTCAATATTTTTTAACTCTTCAACAAAAAAGCTCGATGACTCAAAAGCACCAAACCGTTTATATATACCCTCTGTTGGAGCACGATCATCTTGATTTCGTCTGGCACCATGAAAAATAGAACCATCTTTTCCAAGTAAATAGATCCAGTAATCAGATTTAAACACAACGAAAGATTTATCAAGAACTTCATAAAACGTAAAATCTCGATATTTATTTATGTGGTAATTACCTTCTATTTCAAAATAATTATAATCATCATCGTATCCTGAAATTTGAATGTTTGAATCGTTTAACTCAATTGTAGTATCAGGAAACAATTCATAAACTTCATTCATTTGACTAAAAACAGGATGACAAAGCACAACTAATAACACATATTGAAAAATCTTCATATTTCTCCTCTGACTTCTTTACTCACCTACAATTTCTATTTCTTGATTTAGCTGTACAGGAATGACTGTTCCATCATCAATACCTTGCTCTTGGAAAAAATTAAGCAAGTTGTCAAAATCCTCTTGAGTTGCGGGAATTACACAGCCACCGCTAAATGGTTTCCCATCATGACCTAACCACCGGGCAGTTGACATTTCATTACCATTCTCATCAAGTTCATGTCCATTCGGTCCAATTATTATGCCACTCAATGTTTCTGCATTAGCTATTAGTAATACTGGATTATCAGAAATTGAACTTTCGCTGTATGCTTTAAAATCAAAATCTGTTACAACAGTATTTCCTATTGGGTACTTACTATGATTCGCTACTGATTGAACATTTATAGTTAAAGAATCTCCAGTATACCCATTTGTAATTGTAAAGGTATCAATTCCCCTGAATTCTGGAAAACTTCTTGAACCCCATGAATTACCATCCCGATTTAATACTCCAGTAAATTGAGGAGGAATTGTATCATGATTTAATGAATGAGACTCTATTTCTCTATTTCCTGTGGGGTCTAAAAACCTTACTGGGTTATTGGAGACATAAGAATACCAATTCATAGATTCAATCAAACTGAATCCGCTTCTCAGTTCCATTTTTCCTTGATTATTTCTTTGCATTGGGGTGATTAATTGTGCCCCACTTGGATCCGCACTAATCCATCTCGACGTCATCGGATTCTGATACCGCGCACTCATGTAATAAAGCCGGGTCTCCTCATCCCACTCCTTGCCGGTAAACTGTAAAGTCTCCCCCGGAGAGGCCTGAACACCACCTAGAGCATATCTTTTTCTGTTGGAATTAAACGTTTTGGCGGTCACTTTTCACAGTGTAACCGCACAAAGAGGCCTTTTCAATCATTTCTTTACGTACCTGGCCACATGCTCGGCTCTGTCATGAAACTTTTCTCTTAAGGCTTTTAGCTGTTTTCTGTACTCCCGGTCAATCTCCCTGTAGTAGCCGTTTTCCCTCGGGTGATACATCCTGTAGGCCCGTCTCTGGCTCTCCTCCGTCGGATGGGTGTAGCGTACCGTCGTTTCCATGCTGTTGTGGCCAAGAAGTTCGGAGACATAGCGAACATCAGCACCGGCTTCCAGCAGATGGGTCGCCGTGCTGTGGCGGATCGAGTGGATCGATAACCCCGGCTTTCTGATTCCTGATTCAAAGAGGTACTTTCTAAAACGTAATGACATGCAGTGGTAGGTCAGATGCCCGCCAGAAAGTCCGGGAAAGATGTAGTCGTTTTGAGACGAGGTTGTTCTTTGTTTCCATTTGCTCAGGAAGAAGGCAGCAGAACTGCAGAAAGGCACATAACGGTCATAACCGCCCTTGCCCTGCTCCACTTTAAGTTTTCTTGAATCGATGAATACATGTTTCCATTTGAGGCTCAAGGCCTCCGAGCAGCGGAGTCCAGAAGAATAGAGGAGTTCAAAGAATGTCCTGTCCCTCAGGTGTGAACCAACGGTGTCGAGGAAATATTCCATCTCACAGGTAGAAAAAATCGGCTTCTCCCGGCTTGTTGATTTTACTTCCGGGATAAGCTCCGCCACAGGAGAGAGAATCAGATCATTTTTGTAAAGCCAGGTGAAGAACTGACGGACACTGCTCACATACTGGGCGATTGTGCCTTCTGTAAGTTCCTTCTCTTTCAGGAAAGAAATGTAACGGTTAAAGTTCTTTTCTCCAATTTCCCGTAGATCAGAAGGACTGTCAGAAAGTGAAGAGAGAAAATAAAGAACATGGTTCAGCTTTCGCCTCACCGTTCTTTTCTTCAAGCCTTTTCCGGCAAGGTAATGCTCGTAATCGGTCCGGCATTCAGAGAAGGTCATGACTTGTGACCTCCTCTTGGATGGTACTGATCAAGAATGTTCCGCAGGGCCTCAGTGTCCACTTTCGTGTAAACTCCTGTCGTACTTAATCGGCGGTGCCCCAGAAACTTCTGGATCTTCCGGATGTCGCAACCTGCTTTCAGCATGTGGTAGCCGAAGGAATGGCGGAAAATATGGGAAGTAACCTTCTCCCTTCCCATTTCCCTGCAGACCTCTTCCAGTACGCCGTTGAGCCATTTCTTCAGGTTGGTAGAAGCGCCAAAGAGAAGATTGCTTTCTTCTGCTCTCCACAAAACCCTGTCTCTAAATTCCTCTATGTAAACGGTCAGATTCTCTTTCACAT from Spirochaeta isovalerica includes the following:
- a CDS encoding NADase-type glycan-binding domain-containing protein, translating into MKIFQYVLLVVLCHPVFSQMNEVYELFPDTTIELNDSNIQISGYDDDYNYFEIEGNYHINKYRDFTFYEVLDKSFVVFKSDYWIYLLGKDGSIFHGARRNQDDRAPTEGIYKRFGAFESSSFFVEELKNIEIQYDPSRLLDWDIRTGWVEGARGDGIGETLSFSLKNKSRTSSLIFYNGFIEPRNIDLFYKNARLKDFSIQIDSGEIYNFTLEDSPNEQIVYLPEKSNSFILTILSSYPGSKYSDLAINGLYANMHPDYYEIKF
- a CDS encoding RHS repeat-associated core domain-containing protein, which codes for MTAKTFNSNRKRYALGGVQASPGETLQFTGKEWDEETRLYYMSARYQNPMTSRWISADPSGAQLITPMQRNNQGKMELRSGFSLIESMNWYSYVSNNPVRFLDPTGNREIESHSLNHDTIPPQFTGVLNRDGNSWGSRSFPEFRGIDTFTITNGYTGDSLTINVQSVANHSKYPIGNTVVTDFDFKAYSESSISDNPVLLIANAETLSGIIIGPNGHELDENGNEMSTARWLGHDGKPFSGGCVIPATQEDFDNLLNFFQEQGIDDGTVIPVQLNQEIEIVGE
- a CDS encoding tyrosine-type recombinase/integrase codes for the protein MTFSECRTDYEHYLAGKGLKKRTVRRKLNHVLYFLSSLSDSPSDLREIGEKNFNRYISFLKEKELTEGTIAQYVSSVRQFFTWLYKNDLILSPVAELIPEVKSTSREKPIFSTCEMEYFLDTVGSHLRDRTFFELLYSSGLRCSEALSLKWKHVFIDSRKLKVEQGKGGYDRYVPFCSSAAFFLSKWKQRTTSSQNDYIFPGLSGGHLTYHCMSLRFRKYLFESGIRKPGLSIHSIRHSTATHLLEAGADVRYVSELLGHNSMETTVRYTHPTEESQRRAYRMYHPRENGYYREIDREYRKQLKALREKFHDRAEHVARYVKK